The following are encoded together in the Drosophila biarmipes strain raj3 chromosome 3L, RU_DBia_V1.1, whole genome shotgun sequence genome:
- the LOC108034530 gene encoding 28S ribosomal protein S35, mitochondrial yields MSAGLTRLWERLPLKKQAAQSSIRVFSNQEQQQPEVEDDEEFRVLSLRTMKQQFQRRQQVRRDPITPPRTGRMAVDQDWSAVWPGPRSFHPASVPLPLRQGFTERGAAAPSKYANAELMKIPNFLHLTPPAIRQQCEAIKKFCTPWPKGLETEAKWQRHFPVEVTTTDFCHSLPTIRNPEARRVTISLKLSDLKFDAHARDKFLRLVGDRYNKDTDILTFVTDRCPQKKQNYDYALYLLTACYHESFVTEPWEATKSEADMEVYLFERNRSKLSAEAILNWNAKEGAPKVAPSKSYANCVEQLINEGENEYNLGKYKEEVKKMLNIA; encoded by the exons ATGTCTGCCGGCTTGACTCGCTTGTGGGAGCGCCTGCCGCTCAAAAAACAGGCGGCCCAGAGCAGTATCCGAGTTTTTTCCaaccaggagcagcagcagccagaagTGGAAGACGATGAAG AATTCCGGGTGCTGAGTCTGCGGACAATGAAGCAGCAGTTCCAGCGGCGCCAGCAGGTGCGCAGGGATCCCATCACACCTCCTCGTACCGGTCGCATGGCGGTGGATCAGGATTGGTCGGCCGTTTGGCCAGGACCACGCTCCTTCCACCCGGCCAGTGTGCCTCTGCCACTTCGCCAGGGATTCACCGAGCGAGGAGCAGCCGCCCCGTCGAAATACGCCAACGCCGAGCTGATGAAGATACCCAACTTTTTGCACTTGACGCCACCGGCCATCCGGCAACAGTGCGAGGCCATCAAGAAATTCTGCACGCCGTGGCCAAAGGGTCTGGAGACGGAGGCCAAGTGGCAGCGCCACTTCCCCGTGGAGGTCACCACCACGGACTTTTGTCACAGCTTGCCCACGATCAGAAATCCGGAGGCCAGACGAGTCACCATTTCCCTGAAGCTATCTGATCTAAAGTTCGATGCGCATGCCCGGGATAAGTTCCTGCGCCTGGTGGGCGATCGTTACAACAAGGATACGGACATCCTCACCTTCGTCACGGATCGGTGTCCGCAAAAGAAGCAGAACTACGACTACGCCCTGTATTTACTGACGGCTTGTTACCACGAATCCTTTGTGACCGAGCCCTGGGAGGCAACCAAGTCGGAGGCCGACATGGAGGTCTATCTGTTCGAGAGGAACCGGTCCAAGCTCTCCGCCGAGGCAATCCTCAACTGGAACGCCAAAGAGGGTGCTCCCAAGGTGGCTCCGAGTAAATCATATGCCAATTGTGTGGAGCAACTGATCAACGAGGGGGAAAACGAGTACAACTTGGGCAAATACAAGGAGGAGGTCAAGAAAATGTTGAACATTGCCTAG
- the LOC108034538 gene encoding uncharacterized protein LOC108034538, which yields MFIWQYFTLMCLWFASNEAKSIKKSHVNLLEPTFDLDEKLGRMGKPPPDISNGVQRVQVPLGAAPGEDDWQGKWFPHVPGEKQATAESNEKSTTEGVPPVESTTKDNWQGKWFPQAPGEPHRAMMTPKDQNQSDNSTTKDNWRGKWFPQAPGEPHLVKKKPIDGKKSENTSQGKQSICDDGKSNLAVDFDPTDIRDSLNYLCISSNRSSYQPDPTREAILTEHFLPSAYLPPAKCLNEPISYSHLPVTNGPYRPIPAEYGSYTYLPPQRYLRSLAEGAIVMLYHPCAFSGQVKQLQDILGGCLYRHLISPSQTLSPERPLALLAWSRSLEMSVVDRRLAADFIQKHAKRGPLAPEEMSRVVDKRQTYKEGLLTEAHLVTTADDYEVCGYLQEEM from the exons atgtttatttgGCAATACTTCACACTCATGTGCCTGTGGTTCGCCTCCAACGAGGCGAAATCCATCAAGAAATCGCATGTTAACCTCTTGGAGCCCACTTTTGATCTGGATGAGAAGCTGGGGAGGATGGGGAAGCCCCCGCCAGACATTTCCAATGGTGTGCAACGTGTGCAGGTGCCCTTGGGGGCTGCTCCCGGAGAAGATGACTGGCAGGGCAAGTGGTTTCCGCATGTTCCAGGGGAAAAGCAGGCTACGGCGGAATCTAATGAAAAGAGCACCACAGAGGGAGTTCCTCCGGTAGAGTCCACAACCAAGGATAATTGGCAGGGCAAGTGGTTTCCCCAAGCCCCTGGGGAACCACACCGGGCTATGATGACTCCAAAGGACCAGAACCAATCGGACAACTCCACAACGAAGGATAATTGGCGGGGCAAGTGGTTTCCCCAAGCTCCTGGAGAACCCCACTTGGTAAAAAAGAAGCCCATTGATGGGAAGAAATCGGAGAATACTtcgcagggcaaacaaagcATTTGCGATGATGGCAAG AGCAACCTTGCAGTGGATTTCGATCCAACCGACATCCGTGATAGCCTGAACTACTTGTGCATCAGCAGCAATCGCAGCTCGTACCAGCCGGACCCGACCAGGGAGGCCATTCTCACGGAACACTTCCTGCCCAGCGCCTATTTGCCACCGGCCAAATGCCTTAATGAGCCCATAAGTTACTCCCACCTGCCTGTCACTAA TGGCCCCTATCGTCCCATACCCGCTGAATATGGATCTTACACCTATTTGCCGCCACAGCGATACCTTCGCAGCCTGGCCGAAGGTGCCATTGTGATGCTCTACCATCCCTGCGCTTTTTCCGGCCAAGTGAAGCAGCTGCAGGACATCTTGGGCGGCTGCCTGTATCGCCATTTGATCTCTCCCTCGCAGACTCTGAGTCCGGAGCGTCCCCTGGCCCTGCTGGCCTGGAGTCGCAGCCTGGAGATGTCCGTCGTGGATCGGCGACTGGCGGCTGACTTCATTCAGAAACACGCCAAGCGGGGACCCCTTGCTCCGGAGGAAATGTCGCGGGTGGTGGACAAAAGGCAGACCTACAAGGAGGGTCTGCTCACGGAAGCCCACTTGGTCACCACGGCGGATGACTACGAGGTGTGCGGCTACCTGCAGGAGGAAATGTAG
- the LOC108035295 gene encoding adenosylhomocysteinase-like 1, producing MNNLADTVVVDPGFGGGDKQQQAGPAPQDASVVVPPPATKQSSALKKTSRYRSRSLSASSTDSFSSASYTGSSEDGDDVPPREKVQKNTKGSSDFCVRNIAAQHAFGRREIEIAEQEMPGIIALKKRAAEDKPLKDAKIVGCTHINAQTAVLIETLVELGASVRWAACNIYSTQNEVAAALAESGIPIFAWRGETEEDFWWCIDRCVNAENWQPNMILDDGGDATHLMLKKYPTMFKLVKGIVEESVTGVHRLYQLSKAGKLTVPAMNVNDSVTKTKFDNLYSCKESILDSLKRSTDVMFGGKQVVVCGYGDVGKGCAQALKGQGCIVYITEIDPICALQASMDGFRVVKLNEVIRNVDIVVTATGNKNVVVREHMDKMKSGCIVCNMGHSNTEIDVNGLRTPDLTWEKVRSQVDHIIWPEGKYIILLAEGRLVNLSCSSIPSFAVSITSATQALALIELFNAPPGRYKSDVYLLPKKMDEYVASLHLPTFDAHLTELSDEQAKYMGLNKAGPFKPNYYRY from the exons ATGAACAACCTGGCCGACACCGTGGTAGTGGATCCTGGATTCGGAGGCGGCgacaagcagcagcaggccgGACCCGCGCCGCAGGATGCCAGCGTGGTGGTTCCCCCGCCGGCCACCAAGCAATCCTCGGCCCTGAAGAAGACCAGCCGCTACAGGAGCCGCTCGCTAAGTGCCTCCTCCACGGACTCCTTCAGCTCCGCCAGCTATACGGGCAGCAGCGAAGATGGCGATGATGTGCCGCCGCGCGAGAAGGTTCAGAAGAACACCAAGGGCAGCTCCGATTTCTGTGTGAGGAACATTGCCGCCCAACATGCGTTCGGACGGCGGGAAATCGAGATTGCCGAGCAGGAAATGCCGGGCATCATTGCGCTGAAGAAAAGGGCCGCCGAGGACAAGCCGCTGAAGGACGCCAAGATCGTGGGATGCACACACATCAACGCCCAGACGGCGGTGCTCATCGAGACGCTGGTGGAGCTGGGCGCCAGTGTGCGCTGGGCCGCCTGCAACATCTACTCCACGCAG AACGAAGTGGCCGCTGCTTTGGCCGAGTCCGGAATCCCGATCTTTGCCTGGCGCGGGGAGACGGAGGAAGACTTCTGGTGGTGCATAGATCGCTGCGTGAACGCGGAGAACTGGCAGCCAAACATGATCCTGGACGACGGGGGCGATGCCACGCACCTGATGCTGAAGAAGTACCCGACCATGTTCAAGCTGGTCAAGGGAATCGTGGAGGAGAGCGTCACCGGAGTCCACAGACTCTATCAGCTCTCCAAGGCCGGCAAGCTGACGGTGCCGGCGATGAATGTGAACGATTCGGTGACCAAGACCAAGTTCGACAACCTGTACAGCTGCAAGGAGTCCATCCTGGACAGCCTCAAGCGCTCCACGGACGTGATGTTCGGCGGAAAGCAGGTGGTGGTCTGCGGCTATGGAGATGTGGGCAAGGGCTGCGCTCAAGCTCTAAAGGGTCAA GGCTGCATTGTGTACATCACGGAGATCGATCCCATCTGCGCCCTGCAGGCCAGCATGGACGGTTTCCGCGTGGTGAAGCTGAACGAGGTGATCCGCAACGTAGACATTGTGGTGACGGCGACGGGCAACAAGAACGTGGTGGTGCGCGAGCACATGGACAAGATGAAGAGTGGCTGCATCGTGTGCAACATGGGCCACTCCAACACTGAGATCGATGTTAATGGGCTGCGCACGCCGGACCTGACCTGGGAGAAGGTGCGTTCCCAGGTGGACCACATTATCTGGCCGGAGGGCAAGTACATCATCCTGCTGGCCGAGGGTAGGCTGGTTAACCTGAGCTGCTCCAGCATCCCCTCGTTCGCCGTGTCCATCACCTCGGCCACCCAGGCGTTGGCCCTCATTGAGCTTTTTAATGCCCCGCCCGGACGCTACAAGTCGGACGTCTACTTGCTGCCCAAGAAGATGGACGAGTATGTGGCCAGCCTGCACCTGCCCACCTTCGATGCCCATTTGACGGAGCTGAGCGACGAGCAGGCCAAGTACATGGGGCTGAACAAGGCCGGTCCTTTCAAGCCCAACTACTACCGCTACTAG
- the LOC108035296 gene encoding uncharacterized protein LOC108035296, which yields MSDISSEDLRREIQAVLKDADLATISAKRVREQVEGKLNCSLLSRKKEFDKIVMEVINEQQDEEDEDDDEGKDPDAEPDEESEPSEEEDPSSSEEEAQKKKKPGPKKRPQPTKHKAPKKKRKTLNADDSGTESDAGSDSDYEVVKKPAAKKKAGKAGGAGGGTGRKSTGFTRAYNLSPELSALMGESSLPRHEVVKKVWAIIKERDLYDPKNKQFAICDDELMKVMKIRRFRTFGMLKHLKPHFLD from the coding sequence ATGTCGGACATCTCCAGCGAGGACCTGCGACGCGAGATCCAGGCGGTGTTAAAGGACGCCGACTTGGCCACCATTTCCGCGAAGAGGGTGCGCGAGCAGGTGGAGGGCAAGCTGAACTGCTCCCTGCTGAGCCGCAAGAAGGAGTTCGACAAGATCGTGATGGAGGTGATCAACGAGCAGCAGgacgaggaggatgaggacgaTGACGAGGGCAAGGACCCGGACGCCGAGCCCGACGAGGAGAGCGAGCCCAGCGAGGAGGAGgatcccagcagcagcgaggAGGAGGCTCAGAAAAAGAAGAAGCCGGGTCCCAAGAAGAGGCCACAGCCCACCAAGCACAAGGCCCccaagaagaagcgcaagaccCTGAATGCCGACGATTCCGGCACCGAGAGCGATGCCGGCTCGGACTCCGACTACGAGGTGGTCAAGAAGCCGGCGGCCAAGAAGAAGGCCGGCAAGGCAGGCGGTGCAGGTGGCGGCACCGGGCGCAAGAGCACCGGCTTCACGCGAGCCTACAATCTCTCACCCGAACTGAGCGCCCTCATGGGCGAGTCCTCGCTGCCGCGTCACGAAGTGGTCAAGAAGGTGTGGGCCATCATCAAGGAGCGGGATCTGTACGACCCCAAGAACAAGCAGTTCGCCATCTGCGACGATGAGCTGATGAAGGTGATGAAGATCCGCCGGTTCCGCACCTTCGGCATGCTGAAGCACCTCAAGCCGCACTTTCTCGACTAA
- the LOC108035180 gene encoding autophagy-related protein 2 homolog A, which produces MSWFNPWDGLKTKMCRYLLQRYLGQFFENNLNLEQLKVDLYNGKAVVEDIFLKVNAFNDLFEDQGWAFEVVSGHIGRLTVVVPWNALMTNDSSLEIHNLTITLRPVTRFQSGTTMLESMWSSVSSSMQMAEECMKQVDEDVPFLNHNNALIGLEKFAETIDNVLNRIRAKLTNTTLNIEYLLPRSDRKLVLSFQASHVEYKNKTGYEMPMSTSQDTETEEDPNSSFNALPMIAKHNLVIEGLSLHTSEVLDVMDHQFGPTPYEQLCKIVELKGAQNIQINIKQTENIVGPKVSLELSLDDIYFMITPRQIHLLIELSKGFNSGGQQERPKKGRSLKSAPPSEYQMQNQQQPTRMTGILGQNADWCTGMSDPEPSEYSGYGNAPRSAYSRSRKMSESTNSMLTSCTNTLQQELGYTEKSGEILKFKVQISKIYGVALHQDILIQNTASIDSGCTVFDHASYLRYSDTASGFFLGTLLDNHMPLQQQQYLLLRAAPIIVGGSQQRYFQELTSRTTLSATAVDLCEVLDNSMEHLLQFDRQRNCPDGYHIRPEIVITQSSSFMFKQNHNRCTNKIECSLDECTAELDISIYDRLGALFGSSPFSRDSAPSNPYPDDPSQTEFSVKCENLRLHLRFPVVDGRAANDPQKIPWWKKNVRRDFLALEFRSLVVSSRSQISIVSDELDAFYCDADKQSAVHLVKCQQRMQSNKKIQIDILQLKDTSDSQKKPPRKSPFSSKCTFGYTSHVEGLDRSVDKTDSLLPGETEEINEFCDSCTQSSKLKIFVFIPLVKVVLESKSMYELIYNRLNGDLFMWEPRSPHYDNNPEEETGESKTLDAEPQLEEFRRNLLLSTSAMESSIYFSMAEPTVSAAPVPPVRNEAFSFELFVEQGSLILFSHFLDPESNQRSKECGKFQVNVKELRLFTVNGLDNDSTRSFFCIQLGEIEALHCGNTLQDLVLAWSDLPDENLLPTIYNFSNGQQQQDRKRAEVLSLVAEIKKQPEQRIKRMKMSFGISGAILQHHSCHSEHTWLNQLMDFMDVADFPIEEYEPFALVSELQLHVWNAGIDYRPKFFPQRAFVDLGYCTLSSNIISSMSGCTLRLLAEDCVLQLGLVNESNDSLIPVLNLGLLNISFRLNAEGSGQPRVDLRSSIHDMHLKTCYDSAAALAQLIAYVANDRDLCPPEEPILNEEIKPAEPKASEEQEVSDHTQNHVSKLMADAVMDVQCSPNPKAVKSPGGREEGIEIFYFPDEPKEKRKSTPAKQQTKSLMVESPSVIGDILDFESNVILQSYYQQSQVHPPATLVSEVQLELGSLGTVEERDFDIIHDEEISRMDKFGIKQIYISEDPLQIVDNHFELPHEKVDLLRPPANFPVAESSYTLCEMTFTWHLYGGRDFPDEPLKKSSSSTTSGFGMSDTYKYGVSQAQEQEKQDRKGSKKTEPNQPKGSKRNLEVLVEIQLSKIRFSYETYPLTSMYSSRQVLLVSEIEIRDRLRSSDINKFLYHPTGNNLSHKPDENMVIVKALNVRPNPQKSSAEECSLRVSILPIKLNIDQDTLLFLEDFFSGMFRNSAGATGSSKTESSGSSAADMPVMSVSKLPEDLSDELPDSEVKEMVERNLNVLIEENSVDIELEEDPATAPPVFFREVIFSPALPICFDYHGRRIELSRGPVTGLIMGLAQLQGSGINLKEIVNRRGILGWNKLFEFLAKEWLKDIKRNQLPNILSGIGPTNAVLQLFQGVYDLFRLPIEQYNKDGRIIRGFQLGAQSFTARTALAALEITSRIIHLLQFTAETTFDMLSAGPSMKKRKGGRQGKRRRQGRPKDLREGVANAYTIVREGINESANTLIEAAITEHDQKGYSGAVGAVVRQIPQLVVCPAVLATQATTNILGGAKSSLVPEAKLEARDKWKQEIH; this is translated from the coding sequence ATGTCGTGGTTCAATCCCTGGGATGGCCTCAAGACGAAAATGTGTCGCTACCTGCTGCAGCGATATTTGGGCCAGTTTTTCGAGAATAACCTGAACCTGGAGCAGCTGAAGGTTGATCTCTACAATGGCAAGGCGGTGGTGGAGGACATATTCCTGAAGGTCAACGCGTTCAATGACCTCTTCGAGGATCAGGGCTGGGCCTTCGAGGTGGTTTCGGGCCACATTGGTCGCCTCACAGTGGTTGTGCCCTGGAACGCCCTGATGACCAACGACAGCAGTCTGGAGATCCACAATCTTACGATCACCTTGAGGCCAGTTACCCGCTTTCAAAGCGGCACCACCATGCTGGAGTCCATGTGGTCCTCAGTAAGCAGCTCCATGCAAATGGCCGAGGAGTGCATGAAGCAGGTGGACGAAGATGTGCCCTTTCTGAATCACAATAACGCCCTGATTGGCCTGGAGAAGTTTGCCGAAACCATTGACAACGTGCTCAATCGCATACGGGCCAAGCTGACGAATACCACTTTAAACATAGAGTACCTGCTGCCCAGATCGGACAGGAAACTGGTGCTGTCCTTCCAGGCCAGCCATGTGGAGTACAAGAACAAAACGGGCTACGAGATGCCCATGTCCACCTCCCAGGACACCGAAACCGAAGAAGATCCCAACAGCAGCTTCAATGCCCTGCCCATGATAGCCAAGCACAATCTGGTGATCGAGGGACTCAGCTTGCACACCTCCGAGGTGCTCGATGTGATGGACCACCAGTTTGGACCCACTCCCTACGAGCAGCTCTGCAAGATTGTGGAGCTCAAAGGCGCGCAGAACATACAGATCAACATCAAGCAGACGGAGAACATTGTGGGGCCGAAAGTCAGTCTGGAACTGAGTCTGGATGACATATACTTCATGATCACGCCGCGGCAAATACACCTGCTCATCGAGCTCTCCAAGGGCTTCAACAGCGGAGGCCAGCAGGAGAGACCCAAAAAGGGCAGGAGCCTCAAGTCGGCTCCACCCAGTGAGTATCAGATGCAAAATCAGCAGCAGCCCACCAGAATGACCGGAATTCTGGGTCAGAATGCAGATTGGTGTACCGGAATGTCCGATCCAGAGCCCTCCGAATACTCTGGCTATGGGAATGCACCGAGGAGCGCTTACTCACGCAGTCGGAAGATGAGCGAGTCCACCAACAGCATGCTCACCTCCTGCACAAATACCCTCCAGCAGGAATTGGGCTACACAGAGAAGTCCGGCGAGATACTCAAGTTTAAGGTACAAATCTCCAAGATCTATGGAGTTGCTCTGCATCAGGATATTCTCATTCAAAACACGGCCAGCATCGACAGCGGCTGCACGGTTTTCGATCACGCCAGCTACCTTCGCTACTCGGACACTGCCAGTGGTTTCTTTCTGGGCACCCTCCTCGATAACCACATGcccctgcagcagcagcagtatcTGCTGCTGCGAGCGGCCCCCATCATCGTTGGTGGAAGCCAGCAGCGCTACTTCCAGGAGCTCACGTCTAGAACTACACTCTCCGCCACCGCGGTGGATCTCTGCGAGGTTTTGGACAACTCCATGGAGCACCTGCTGCAGTTCGATCGCCAGCGCAACTGCCCGGATGGCTACCACATCCGACCGGAAATTGTGATCACCCAGAGCTCCTCGTTTATGTTCAAACAGAACCACAATCGTTGCACCAACAAAATCGAATGCAGTTTGGACGAGTGCACGGCGGAGTTGGATATATCTATATACGACCGCTTGGGAGCACTCTTTGGTAGCTCACCTTTTTCCAGGGATTCGGCTCCTTCAAATCCCTATCCAGATGATCCCAGCCAAACGGAGTTCAGCGTAAAGTGCGAGAATCTGCGTCTTCACTTGCGCTTTCCCGTTGTCGATGGCAGGGCCGCTAACGATCCGCAGAAGATTCCCTGGTGGAAGAAGAACGTGCGACGGGATTTCTTGGCCTTGGAGTTCCGGTCCTTGGTGGTCAGTTCAAGGTCTCAGATCAGCATCGTTTCGGATGAACTGGATGCGTTTTACTGTGATGCAGATAAACAGAGTGCGGTGCACCTCGTGAAGTGCCAGCAAAGAATGCAGTCGAATAAGAAGATCCAAATTGACATACTCCAGCTGAAGGACACCAGTGATAGCCAGAAGAAGCCCCCAAGGAAATCGCCCTTTAGCTCAAAATGTACCTTTGGCTACACTTCCCATGTGGAGGGACTCGATAGGAGTGTGGACAAAACTGATTCCCTTCTGCCGGGCGAAACGGAGGAAATCAATGAGTTCTGCGATAGTTGCACCCAATCCTCAAAGCTGAAAATCTTTGTCTTTATCCCACTCGTAAAGGTTGTGCTGGAATCCAAGAGCATGTATGAACTGATATACAACCGGCTGAATGGAGATCTCTTCATGTGGGAGCCACGTTCCCCGCATTATGACAACAATCCGGAGGAGGAAACTGGAGAGTCGAAGACCCTGGACGCGGAGCCCCAGTTGGAGGAGTTCAGGAGGAACCTGCTCCTCAGCACCAGTGCAATGGAGAGCAGTATTTACTTCTCGATGGCGGAGCCAACGGTTTCTGCCGCACCGGTGCCACCTGTCCGAAATGAAGCCTTCTCCTTTGAGCTATTCGTGGAGCAGGGATCCTTAATTCTGTTCTCCCACTTTCTGGATCCCGAGAGCAATCAGCGCTCCAAGGAGTGCGGCAAGTTCCAGGTGAATGTCAAGGAGCTGCGATTGTTTACAGTGAATGGTTTGGATAATGATTCGACCAGGAGTTTCTTCTGCATCCAACTGGGCGAAATTGAGGCTTTGCATTGCGGAAATACTCTTCAGGATTTGGTGCTAGCCTGGAGTGATTTGCCTGACGAGAACCTGCTGCCCACCATCTATAATTTTTCGAatggacagcagcagcaggataGAAAAAGAGCGGAGGTATTATCGCTTGTGGCCGAGATAAAGAAGCAACCGGAGCAGCGCATCAAGAGGATGAAGATGTCCTTTGGAATAAGTGGCGCCATTCTGCAGCATCACTCCTGCCACTCTGAGCACACGTGGCTGAATCAATTAATGGACTTTATGGACGTAGCTGATTTTCCCATCGAAGAGTACGAACCCTTCGCCCTGGTTTCCGAGTTGCAACTGCATGTGTGGAATGCTGGGATCGACTATCGCCCGAAGTTTTTCCCTCAGCGCGCCTTTGTCGATCTGGGTTACTGCACCCTGAGCAGCAATATCATATCATCCATGAGCGGCTGCACCCTGCGACTCCTGGCCGAGGATTGTGTTCTCCAGCTGGGTCTGGTTAACGAATCCAACGACTCTTTGATACCTGTGTTGAATCTTGGACTGCTGAACATATCGTTCAGGTTGAATGCGGAAGGAAGCGGACAACCGCGAGTGGATCTACGTTCATCCATCCACGACATGCATCTGAAGACCTGCTACGATTCGGCGGCAGCTCTGGCCCAACTGATAGCCTATGTGGCCAACGACAGGGACTTGTGCCCGCCCGAGGAGCCCATCTTAAATGAGGAAATCAAGCCCGCAGAACCGAAAGCGAGTGAGGAGCAGGAGGTGAGCGATCACACCCAGAACCATGTGAGCAAACTGATGGCCGACGCTGTGATGGATGTACAATGCTCACCCAATCCCAAAGCTGTCAAATCTCCGGGCGGAAGGGAGGAGGGCATCGAGATCTTTTACTTTCCGGATGAGCCGAAGGAGAAGCGAAAATCCACACCAGCCAAACAACAGACCAAATCCCTGATGGTGGAGAGCCCCTCGGTCATCGGGGACATCCTGGATTTTGAGTCGAATGTGATCTTGCAGTCTTACTATCAACAGAGTCAAGTGCACCCGCCGGCAACATTGGTCTCCGAAGTGCAGCTGGAGCTGGGATCTCTGGGTACCGTGGAGGAGCGTGATTTTGACATTATCCACGACGAGGAAATATCACGCATGGACAAGTTTGGCATCAAGCAGATCTACATCTCGGAGGATCCGCTCCAGATTGTGGATAACCACTTTGAACTGCCTCACGAGAAGGTGGATCTGCTGAGGCCTCCAGCTAATTTCCCAGTGGCCGAGAGCAGTTACACTCTCTGTGAGATGACCTTCACCTGGCACCTTTATGGAGGCCGGGATTTTCCGGATGAACCTCTCAAGAAATCCTCTTCATCTACTACCAGTGGTTTTGGCATGTCGGATACATACAAGTATGGAGTGTCCCAAGCTCAAGAACAGGAGAAACAGGACAGAAAGGGCTCCAAGAAAACTGAGCCCAATCAGCCAAAGGGTTCCAAGCGCAACTTGGAGGTTCTAGTGGAGATACAGCTGTCCAAGATTCGATTCTCCTACGAAACCTATCCATTGACCTCCATGTACTCCTCCCGCCAGGTGCTGCTTGTCTCGGAAATCGAAATAAGAGACAGGCTGCGCTCCTCGGACATCAACAAGTTTCTGTATCACCCAACGGGCAACAATTTGTCCCACAAGCCGGACGAGAACATGGTGATAGTGAAGGCCCTGAATGTGCGCCCTAATCCACAGAAGAGCTCCGCGGAGGAGTGTTCCTTGAGAGTTTCCATTCTGCCCATAAAACTCAACATTGACCAGGACACGCTGCTCTTTCTGGAGGACTTCTTCTCGGGCATGTTCCGGAATTCTGCAGGAGCTACAGGTAGCAGCAAAACGGAGAGCAGCGGCTCGTCCGCAGCGGATATGCCGGTCATGTCGGTAAGCAAATTACCGGAAGATCTGTCCGACGAACTGCCCGACTCCGAGGTCAAGGAGATGGTGGAAAGGAATCTAAATGTGCTGATTGAAGAGAACAGCGTGGATATCGAGTTGGAAGAGGATCCGGCCACGGCTCCACCTGTGTTCTTCCGCGAGGTAATATTCAGTCCAGCGCTGCCCATTTGCTTCGACTATCATGGCAGGCGCATTGAGCTCTCCCGAGGACCAGTCACCGGCTTGATCATGGGTCTGGCCCAGCTGCAAGGATCCGGAATTAATCTGAAGGAAATTGTCAACCGCAGGGGCATCCTGGGGTGGAATAAACTCTTCGAGTTTCTGGCCAAGGAGTGGCTCAAGGACATCAAGCGGAATCAACTGCCCAATATACTGAGCGGCATTGGTCCCACAAATGCAGTGTTGCAGCTTTTCCAGGGTGTCTACGATCTTTTCCGGCTGCCCATCGAGCAGTACAACAAGGATGGTCGGATTATCAGAGGCTTCCAGCTGGGAGCGCAGAGTTTCACGGCCCGCACAGCACTGGCTGCCTTGGAGATCACCTCCAGGATCATACACCTGCTGCAATTCACGGCTGAGACTACTTTCGATATGCTTTCTGCAGGTCCGTCCATGAAGAAGCGGAAGGGCGGCCGGCAGGGCAAGAGGAGGCGCCAGGGGCGACCCAAGGACCTTCGGGAGGGCGTGGCCAACGCCTACACCATCGTGAGGGAGGGCATCAACGAATCGGCCAACACACTCATCGAAGCGGCCATCACGGAGCACGACCAGAAGGGCTACAGCGGAGCAGTGGGCGCCGTGGTGCGCCAGATACCGCAGCTCGTCGTCTGCCCAGCGGTGCTGGCCACCCAAGCCACCACCAACATCCTGGGCGGCGCTAAGAGCTCACTGGTTCCGGAGGCAAAGCTGGAGGCGCGCGACAAGTGGAAGCAGGAGATCCACTAA